In the genome of Pyrobaculum islandicum DSM 4184, the window GCCTTGCCGAAGTGAACATCGGCGCCGCTACCTGTTAAATCTATTGGATTTGACGTCGTAGCTACAGGGGGTAGGTGTTTTTTTAACTCTAGCTGAGCCTCTTGAGGTAACTCCGGCACTGAGATACCTACGGCATTTAACGCGTCTACTATCTGTACAGCCATGCCTCCTGACGAAGATACAACAAGCGCTTTTTCAATTCTCGTAGGTTTGTATAACGCCAGCGCTTTAGCTATATCAAAAAGTTCAACAAGATCTTCAGCTTCTATAACCCCAGCTTGTTTAAAAAGAGCTCTATACATCTTATAATCTCCGGCCATAGCCGCTGTATGTGAAACTGCAGCTCTTTTAGAATCGTCGCTTCTCCCCGCCTTATATACCACCACGGGTTTTTTAAGCGATTTGACCGCTTTGATGAAACGCATGGCGTCGCCTCTCCACCTAAAGCCCTCTAGGTAGATGGCCACAACCTTTATCTCCTCAACTCCGCCCAGATATTGGATGAGGTCGGCCTCTGTTATATCGGATCTATTGCCAAAATTTACCGCAATACCGACGCCGATCTCCTCTCCAGCTGCCCAATCTAGTACAGCTGTCATAACGGCGCCGCTTTGGCTTAAAAAAGCTATAGGCCCCGGGCGAGGTCTAGCCGCCTTTTCTATAGGCAGAAACATCGTATCAAGACCGTTAAATGCGTTGTAAACCCCTATACAATTAGGCCCGAGGATTCTGACGCCATATTTCCTAGCAATTTTTATCAACTCGTTTTCAAGATCAACACGTCCAACTTCAGCAAATCCTCCAGAAACCACAATCACAGCCTTAACCCCAGAGCGGCCGGCCTCCTCTAAAATACCGAGGGCGACCTCTGCAGGCGTTGCTATAACTACAAGCTCGGGAACTTCCGGAAGGCTAGAAATATCTTTATAAAATTGGATCTCTTTCCCATAGATCTTTTCAACGCTATATTTGGGATTTACCGCATACACTCTGCCCTTAAACCCTCTGAGAAGTTGGACAAGAATTTGGCCGCCTATAGAGCTGGGGTTTGGAGATGCGCCTACAATAGCGACAGAGCTAGGGAAGAGAAACGACTTTATGAGCTCTATAGAGCTATGATTTCCCACAGACATATACTACATCAGTCGTTTTGGTTTTTAAATGATGGAAACTTTGTCCGTTCTTACGGCGTTTGTAATGTACGTAGCGGCTTGTATCGGCGTGAAGGAAACAATGTTAATTGCCGCCGGCTGTGAGAGCCATGTAAAGCGCGATTATTCTAACGTCTGCGTCTGGCTTAGGTCTAGCAGTTAGAGCGAGAGGAAGCATAAATATGTCAAACACAACGATGTATACAATCAGGGAGGAGATGTCCCGCACCAAAAGCCAAACCACCCCGTCTTTAAATACGGCGTTGGGCAGAGCCAACACGACATCGCTGATCGCCGCGGCGGCGAGCCCAACCACGAGTAACAGCGGGCCCATACCTCCTTCGCCACATATACAGAAAAGTCAGAAACACTCTTTCAACTCCCCCGACACACCTGCCTTAC includes:
- a CDS encoding acetate--CoA ligase family protein, with protein sequence MSVGNHSSIELIKSFLFPSSVAIVGASPNPSSIGGQILVQLLRGFKGRVYAVNPKYSVEKIYGKEIQFYKDISSLPEVPELVVIATPAEVALGILEEAGRSGVKAVIVVSGGFAEVGRVDLENELIKIARKYGVRILGPNCIGVYNAFNGLDTMFLPIEKAARPRPGPIAFLSQSGAVMTAVLDWAAGEEIGVGIAVNFGNRSDITEADLIQYLGGVEEIKVVAIYLEGFRWRGDAMRFIKAVKSLKKPVVVYKAGRSDDSKRAAVSHTAAMAGDYKMYRALFKQAGVIEAEDLVELFDIAKALALYKPTRIEKALVVSSSGGMAVQIVDALNAVGISVPELPQEAQLELKKHLPPVATTSNPIDLTGSGADVHFGKALEVGLKYVDAAVVAALIHPPGYSERVADEILVSYEKYGKPIVVVSFGASQQTKILERRLKERLVVVNTPARAAKVLSSLGALL